One stretch of Mus pahari chromosome 5, PAHARI_EIJ_v1.1, whole genome shotgun sequence DNA includes these proteins:
- the Prss56 gene encoding serine protease 56 → MPLVMLLLLLLSPDSQTAHGHPLYTRLSPSALQVLSAQGTQALQAAQRSAQWAIKRVLMEIQHRLHECQGPGRPRPQAQFLQDPPEPGPCGERHRGVANMTRAHGRIVGGSTAPSGAWPWLVRLQLGGLPLCGGVLVAASWVLTAAHCFAGASNELLWTVMLAEGPQGEQAEEVQVNRILPHPKFDPQTFHNDLALVQLWTPVSPKGPARPICLPQSSQEPPAGTPCAIAGWGALFEDGPESEAVREARVPLLSADTCQKVLGPGLRPSTMLCAGYLAGGIDSCQGDSGGPLTCSEPGPRPREVLFGVTSWGDGCGEPGKPGVYTRVAVFKDWLQEQMSADPSTREPSCRELLNWNAREDEPFTDAPGLCAFYARQCLGSESSCARLALQQCLQRRRRCELRSLAHTLLGLLRGAQELLGPGPGLRRGVSTPSRSAPSPQELPGHKSREQRLYSGSRVAGTWFQKPKPERRAETKGCPGLEPLQQKLAAIQRAHAWILQIPAEHLAMNFHEVLADLGSKTLTGLFRAWVRAGLGDQRVVFSGLVGLEPSTLAHSLPRLLVQALKAFRSASLTEGEPRTPWIGADQGRRLGNQRQEQLQPPVS, encoded by the exons ATGCCGCTGGttatgttgctgctgctgctactgtccCCAGACTCCCAAACTGCCCATGGGCATCCACTGTACACGCGCCTGTCCCCCAGCGCCCTGCAAG ttttgTCTGCCCAGGGGACTCAGGCATTGCAGGCTGCCCAGAGGAGTGCCCAGTGGGCCATAAAGCGCGTGTTGATGGAGATCCAGCACAGACTGCATGAATGCCAAG GACCTGGACGCCCTAGACCTCAAGCCCAGTTCCTTCAAGACCCACCGGAGCCAG GACCATGTGGAGAAAGACACCGAGGCGTTGCCAACATGACCCGGGCTCACGGCCGCATAGTCGGTGGCAGCACAGCTCCATCGGGGGCCTGGCCTTGGCTAGTGAGGCTGCAACTTGGAGGGTTGCCTCTGTGCGGGGGTGTCCTAGTAGCAGCATCCTGGGTGCTCACGGCTGCACACTGCTTCGCCGG TGCCTCGAATGAGCTTCTGTGGACTGTGATGCTCGCCGAGGGGCCCCAGGGGGAGCAAGCGGAGGAAGTGCAGGTGAACCGCATCTTGCCCCACCCTAAG TTTGACCCGCAGACTTTTCACAATGACCTGGCGTTGGTACAGTTGTGGACGCCTGTGAGCCCAAAGGGGCCTGCGCGCCCCATTTGCCTACCCCAGAGTTCTCAGGAGCCTCCTGCCGGCACCCCCTGCGCCATTGCAGGCTGGGGGGCTCTCTTCGAAG ATGGGCCTGAGTCCGAGGCGGTGAGGGAGGCCCGCGTTCCGCTGCTCAGTGCAGACACCTGTCAAAAGGTCCTGGGGCCTGGGCTGCGGCCCAGCACCATGCTCTGCGCTGGTTACCTGGCGGGGGGCATCGACTCATGCCAG GGTGACTCCGGGGGTCCTTTAACCTGTTCTGAGCCCGGCCCGCGCCCCAGAGAGGTCCTCTTTGGAGTCACTTCTTGGGGAGATGGCTGTGGGGAACCCGGGAAGCCTGGGGTCTACACCCGTGTGGCCGTGTTCAAAGACTGGCTGCAGGAACAGATGAGCG CGGACCCCTCCACTCGCGAGCCTAGCTGCAGAGAACTTCTAAATTGGAACGCTCGGGAAGATGAGCCGTTCACGGACGCCCCGGGCCTCTGTGCCTTCTATGCGCGCCAGTGCCTAGGGTCCGAGAGCTCCTGTGCGCGCCTAGCGCTCCAACAGTGTCTGCAGCGCAGGCGACGGTGCG AGCTGCGGTCACTGGCGCACACCCTGCTCGGTCTGCTGCGGGGCGCGCAGGAGCTGCTCGGTCCCGGGCCAGGACTGCGGCGTGGAGTCTCCACGCCCTCTCGCTCCGCTCCATCGCCCCAGGAGCTTCCCGGTCACAAATCCCGAGAACAGCGGTTATACTCAG GATCGCGAGTTGCAGGAACCTGGTTCCAGAAGCCAAAGCCGGAGCGGCGCGCGGAAACGAAGG GCTGCCCTGGGCTGGAGCCTCTGCAACAGAAGTTAGCGGCTATTCAGCGAGCGCATGCTTGGATCCTACAGATCCCAGCTGAGCACTTGGCCATGAACTTTCACGAG GTGCTGGCAGATCTGGGCTCCAAGACACTGACCGGACTCTTTAGAGCTTGGGTGAGGGCCGGCTTGGGGGACCAGCGGGTGGTCTTCAGTGGCCTGGTGGGCTTGGAACCTTCCACACTGGCTCATAGTCTCCCCCGGCTACTAGTGCAGGCCCTGAAGGCCTTCCGCTCAGCTTCCCTGACAGAAGGAGAGCCCCGGACACCCTGGATAGGGGCGGATCAAGGACGGAGGCTGGGAAACCAGCGCCAGGAACAACTCCAGCCTCCTGTTTCCTGA
- the Chrnd gene encoding acetylcholine receptor subunit delta isoform X3, with the protein MAGPVPTLGLLAALVVCGSQGLNEEQRLIQHLFKEKGYDKDLRPVARKEDKVDVALSLTLSNLISLAWKDSRLQWDANNFGNITVLRLPPDMVWLPEIVLENNNDGSFQISYACNVLVYDSGYVTWLPPAIFRSSCPISVTYFPFDWQNCSLKFSSLKYTAKEITLSLKQEEEDNRSYPIEWIIIDPEGFTENGEWEIVHRAAKLNVDPSVPMDSTNHQDVTFYLIIRRKPLFYIINILVPCVLISFMINLVFYLPGDCGEKTSVAISVLLAQSVFLLLISKRLPATSMAIPLVGKFLLFGMVLVTMVVVICVIVLNIHFRTPSTHVLSEGVKKFFLETLPKLLHMSRPAEEDPGPGALIRRSSSLGYICKAEEYFSLKSRSDLMFEKQSERHGLARRLTTARRPPASSEQVQQELFNEMKPAVDGANFIVNHMRDQNSYNEEKDNWNQVARTVDRLCLFVVTPVMVVGTAWIFLQGVYNQPPPQPFPGDPFSYKEQDKRFI; encoded by the exons ATGGCAGGGCCTGTGCCCACACTGGGGCTGCTGGCTGCCCTTGTTGTGTGTG GCAGTCAGGGCCTGAATGAGGAACAAAGGCTGATCCAGCACCTGTTCAAGGAGAAGGGCTATGACAAAGACCTTCGGCCGGTGGCTCGAAAGGAGGACAAAGTGGATGTTGCCCTAAGTCTCACCCTCTCCAACCTCATCTCCCTG GCCTGGAAAGACAGCCGGCTACAGTGGGATGCCAACAACTTCGGGAACATCACCGTCCTGCGCCTGCCCCCTGACATGGTGTGGCTACCAGAGATTGTACTGGAGAACAA CAACGATGGCTCGTTCCAGATTTCTTATGCCTGCAATGTGCTTGTCTATGACTCGGGCTATGTGACCTGGCTGCCACCCGCCATCTTCcgctcctcctgccccatctcaGTCACCTACTTCCCTTTCGATTGGCAGAACTGCTCCCTCAAATTCAG TTCACTCAAGTATACAGCCAAGGAGATCACACTTagcctgaagcaggaggaggaggacaaccgTTCTTACCCCATCGAGTGGATCATCATTGACCCTGAAGGTTTCACAG AGAACGGTGAGTGGGAGATAGTGCATCGGGCAGCCAAGCTCAATGTGGACCCCAGTGTCCCGATGGACAGCACCAACCACCAAGACGTCACCTTCTACCTCATCATCCGCCGCAAGCCGCTCTTCTACATCATCAACATCCTGGTACCCTGTGTGCTCATCTCCTTCATGATCAACCTGGTCTTCTACCTGCCAGGCGACT GTGGAGAGAAGACCTCCGTGGCCATCTCAGTGCTCCTGGCCCAGTCTGTCTTCCTGTTGCTTATCTCCAAGAGGCTGCCAGCCACATCCATGGCCATCCCCTTGGTAGGCAA GTTCCTGCTTTTCGGCATGGTGCTGGTCACCATGGTGGTGGTGATCTGCGTCATCGTACTCAACATCCACTTCCGGACGCCCAGCACCCATGTGCTGTCCGAGGGAGTCAAGAAG TTCTTCCTGGAGACCCTGCCCAAGCTCCTCCACATGTCGCGCCCAGCAGAGGAAGACCCCGGCCCCGGGGCACTCATCCGGAGAAGCAGCTCTCTGGGATACATCTGCAAGGCAGAGGAGTATTTCTCCCTTAAGTCCCGCAGTGACCTCATGTTTGAGAAGCAATCAGAGCGGCATGGGCTGGCCCGGCGCCTCACCACAGCCC GCCGGCCACCAGCAAGCTCTGAGCAGGTCCAACAGGAGCTCTTCAATGAGATGAAGCCAGCTGTGGATGGGGCAAACTTCATCGTCAACCATATGAGGGACCAAAACAGTTACAATGAG GAGAAGGACAACTGGAACCAGGTGGCCCGCACAGTGGACCGTCTCTGCCTGTTTGTGGTGACACCCGTCATGGTGGTGGGCACAGCCTGGATCTTCCTGCAGGGTGTCTAcaaccagcccccaccccagcctttcCCTGGGGACCCCTTCTCCTATAAGGAACAGGACAAGCGCTTCATCTAG
- the Chrnd gene encoding acetylcholine receptor subunit delta isoform X2, whose protein sequence is MAGPVPTLGLLAALVVCGSQGLNEEQRLIQHLFKEKGYDKDLRPVARKEDKVDVALSLTLSNLISLKEVEETLTTNVWIDHAWKDSRLQWDANNFGNITVLRLPPDMVWLPEIVLENNNDGSFQISYACNVLVYDSGYVTWLPPAIFRSSCPISVTYFPFDWQNCSLKFSSLKYTAKEITLSLKQEEEDNRSYPIEWIIIDPEGFTENGEWEIVHRAAKLNVDPSVPMDSTNHQDVTFYLIIRRKPLFYIINILVPCVLISFMINLVFYLPGDCGEKTSVAISVLLAQSVFLLLISKRLPATSMAIPLVGKFLLFGMVLVTMVVVICVIVLNIHFRTPSTHVLSEGVKKFFLETLPKLLHMSRPAEEDPGPGALIRRSSSLGYICKAEEYFSLKSRSDLMFEKQSERHGLARRLTTARRPPASSEQVQQELFNEMKPAVDGANFIVNHMRDQNSYNEEKDNWNQVARTVDRLCLFVVTPVMVVGTAWIFLQGVYNQPPPQPFPGDPFSYKEQDKRFI, encoded by the exons ATGGCAGGGCCTGTGCCCACACTGGGGCTGCTGGCTGCCCTTGTTGTGTGTG GCAGTCAGGGCCTGAATGAGGAACAAAGGCTGATCCAGCACCTGTTCAAGGAGAAGGGCTATGACAAAGACCTTCGGCCGGTGGCTCGAAAGGAGGACAAAGTGGATGTTGCCCTAAGTCTCACCCTCTCCAACCTCATCTCCCTG AAAGAAGTGGAGGAGACCCTCACCACCAACGTGTGGATAGATCAT GCCTGGAAAGACAGCCGGCTACAGTGGGATGCCAACAACTTCGGGAACATCACCGTCCTGCGCCTGCCCCCTGACATGGTGTGGCTACCAGAGATTGTACTGGAGAACAA CAACGATGGCTCGTTCCAGATTTCTTATGCCTGCAATGTGCTTGTCTATGACTCGGGCTATGTGACCTGGCTGCCACCCGCCATCTTCcgctcctcctgccccatctcaGTCACCTACTTCCCTTTCGATTGGCAGAACTGCTCCCTCAAATTCAG TTCACTCAAGTATACAGCCAAGGAGATCACACTTagcctgaagcaggaggaggaggacaaccgTTCTTACCCCATCGAGTGGATCATCATTGACCCTGAAGGTTTCACAG AGAACGGTGAGTGGGAGATAGTGCATCGGGCAGCCAAGCTCAATGTGGACCCCAGTGTCCCGATGGACAGCACCAACCACCAAGACGTCACCTTCTACCTCATCATCCGCCGCAAGCCGCTCTTCTACATCATCAACATCCTGGTACCCTGTGTGCTCATCTCCTTCATGATCAACCTGGTCTTCTACCTGCCAGGCGACT GTGGAGAGAAGACCTCCGTGGCCATCTCAGTGCTCCTGGCCCAGTCTGTCTTCCTGTTGCTTATCTCCAAGAGGCTGCCAGCCACATCCATGGCCATCCCCTTGGTAGGCAA GTTCCTGCTTTTCGGCATGGTGCTGGTCACCATGGTGGTGGTGATCTGCGTCATCGTACTCAACATCCACTTCCGGACGCCCAGCACCCATGTGCTGTCCGAGGGAGTCAAGAAG TTCTTCCTGGAGACCCTGCCCAAGCTCCTCCACATGTCGCGCCCAGCAGAGGAAGACCCCGGCCCCGGGGCACTCATCCGGAGAAGCAGCTCTCTGGGATACATCTGCAAGGCAGAGGAGTATTTCTCCCTTAAGTCCCGCAGTGACCTCATGTTTGAGAAGCAATCAGAGCGGCATGGGCTGGCCCGGCGCCTCACCACAGCCC GCCGGCCACCAGCAAGCTCTGAGCAGGTCCAACAGGAGCTCTTCAATGAGATGAAGCCAGCTGTGGATGGGGCAAACTTCATCGTCAACCATATGAGGGACCAAAACAGTTACAATGAG GAGAAGGACAACTGGAACCAGGTGGCCCGCACAGTGGACCGTCTCTGCCTGTTTGTGGTGACACCCGTCATGGTGGTGGGCACAGCCTGGATCTTCCTGCAGGGTGTCTAcaaccagcccccaccccagcctttcCCTGGGGACCCCTTCTCCTATAAGGAACAGGACAAGCGCTTCATCTAG
- the Chrnd gene encoding acetylcholine receptor subunit delta isoform X1, with translation MAGPVPTLGLLAALVVCALPGSQGLNEEQRLIQHLFKEKGYDKDLRPVARKEDKVDVALSLTLSNLISLKEVEETLTTNVWIDHAWKDSRLQWDANNFGNITVLRLPPDMVWLPEIVLENNNDGSFQISYACNVLVYDSGYVTWLPPAIFRSSCPISVTYFPFDWQNCSLKFSSLKYTAKEITLSLKQEEEDNRSYPIEWIIIDPEGFTENGEWEIVHRAAKLNVDPSVPMDSTNHQDVTFYLIIRRKPLFYIINILVPCVLISFMINLVFYLPGDCGEKTSVAISVLLAQSVFLLLISKRLPATSMAIPLVGKFLLFGMVLVTMVVVICVIVLNIHFRTPSTHVLSEGVKKFFLETLPKLLHMSRPAEEDPGPGALIRRSSSLGYICKAEEYFSLKSRSDLMFEKQSERHGLARRLTTARRPPASSEQVQQELFNEMKPAVDGANFIVNHMRDQNSYNEEKDNWNQVARTVDRLCLFVVTPVMVVGTAWIFLQGVYNQPPPQPFPGDPFSYKEQDKRFI, from the exons ATGGCAGGGCCTGTGCCCACACTGGGGCTGCTGGCTGCCCTTGTTGTGTGTG ccctccCAGGCAGTCAGGGCCTGAATGAGGAACAAAGGCTGATCCAGCACCTGTTCAAGGAGAAGGGCTATGACAAAGACCTTCGGCCGGTGGCTCGAAAGGAGGACAAAGTGGATGTTGCCCTAAGTCTCACCCTCTCCAACCTCATCTCCCTG AAAGAAGTGGAGGAGACCCTCACCACCAACGTGTGGATAGATCAT GCCTGGAAAGACAGCCGGCTACAGTGGGATGCCAACAACTTCGGGAACATCACCGTCCTGCGCCTGCCCCCTGACATGGTGTGGCTACCAGAGATTGTACTGGAGAACAA CAACGATGGCTCGTTCCAGATTTCTTATGCCTGCAATGTGCTTGTCTATGACTCGGGCTATGTGACCTGGCTGCCACCCGCCATCTTCcgctcctcctgccccatctcaGTCACCTACTTCCCTTTCGATTGGCAGAACTGCTCCCTCAAATTCAG TTCACTCAAGTATACAGCCAAGGAGATCACACTTagcctgaagcaggaggaggaggacaaccgTTCTTACCCCATCGAGTGGATCATCATTGACCCTGAAGGTTTCACAG AGAACGGTGAGTGGGAGATAGTGCATCGGGCAGCCAAGCTCAATGTGGACCCCAGTGTCCCGATGGACAGCACCAACCACCAAGACGTCACCTTCTACCTCATCATCCGCCGCAAGCCGCTCTTCTACATCATCAACATCCTGGTACCCTGTGTGCTCATCTCCTTCATGATCAACCTGGTCTTCTACCTGCCAGGCGACT GTGGAGAGAAGACCTCCGTGGCCATCTCAGTGCTCCTGGCCCAGTCTGTCTTCCTGTTGCTTATCTCCAAGAGGCTGCCAGCCACATCCATGGCCATCCCCTTGGTAGGCAA GTTCCTGCTTTTCGGCATGGTGCTGGTCACCATGGTGGTGGTGATCTGCGTCATCGTACTCAACATCCACTTCCGGACGCCCAGCACCCATGTGCTGTCCGAGGGAGTCAAGAAG TTCTTCCTGGAGACCCTGCCCAAGCTCCTCCACATGTCGCGCCCAGCAGAGGAAGACCCCGGCCCCGGGGCACTCATCCGGAGAAGCAGCTCTCTGGGATACATCTGCAAGGCAGAGGAGTATTTCTCCCTTAAGTCCCGCAGTGACCTCATGTTTGAGAAGCAATCAGAGCGGCATGGGCTGGCCCGGCGCCTCACCACAGCCC GCCGGCCACCAGCAAGCTCTGAGCAGGTCCAACAGGAGCTCTTCAATGAGATGAAGCCAGCTGTGGATGGGGCAAACTTCATCGTCAACCATATGAGGGACCAAAACAGTTACAATGAG GAGAAGGACAACTGGAACCAGGTGGCCCGCACAGTGGACCGTCTCTGCCTGTTTGTGGTGACACCCGTCATGGTGGTGGGCACAGCCTGGATCTTCCTGCAGGGTGTCTAcaaccagcccccaccccagcctttcCCTGGGGACCCCTTCTCCTATAAGGAACAGGACAAGCGCTTCATCTAG